A region from the Fundulus heteroclitus isolate FHET01 unplaced genomic scaffold, MU-UCD_Fhet_4.1 scaffold_68, whole genome shotgun sequence genome encodes:
- the LOC105924290 gene encoding trace amine-associated receptor 13c, producing MFFQIILINGCWFLGDIICVLYQYLAYTITAASITTMVLISVDRYVAICYPLQYSTKMTPKVVKFLVCLCWSGSMIFQCVILKDDLQKPGRYNSCYGECIIVVNYIVGFIDMTLNLILPITVIVILYLRIFMVAVSQARAMRSHIAAVNLQGPLARMKSEMKAARTLGVVVVVFLLCMCPYFCVALTGQDQLLNASSATFVIYLIYFNSCLNPIIYAFFYPWFRKSIKLIVTLSIMLPNSCDMNVM from the coding sequence ATGTTCTTTCAGATTATTCTCATAAACGGCTGCTGGTTCCTAGGAGACATTATCTGTGTTTTGTACCAGTATCTGGCTTATACTATCACTGCAGCCTCGATAACGACCATGGTGCTGATATCTGTAGACCGTTATGTTGCCATTTGTTATCCTTTGCAATACTCCACTAAAATGACACCAAAGGTAGTTAAGTTCCTTGTTTGCCTGTGTTGGTCTGGTTCTATGATATTTCAGTGTGTGATCCTGAAGGACGACCTGCAAAAGCCAGGCAGATATAACTCCTGTTATGGCGAGTGTATCATTGTCGTTAACTACATTGTGGGATTTATTGATATGACCTTGAACCTGATTCTCCCCATCACTGTTATTGTAATTCTGTATCTGAGAATATTCATGGTGGCGGTGTCTCAGGCCCGTGCGATGCGCTCTCACATTGCGGCTGTTAATCTCCAGGGTCCCTTAGCCAGGATGAAATCTGAGATGAAAGCAGCTCGGACTCttggtgttgttgttgttgtgtttcttCTGTGCATGTGCCCCTATTTTTGTGTTGCTCTCACAGGTCAGGACCAGTTGCTTAATGCATCATCTGCAACGTttgtaatatatttaatttactttaactcCTGCCTAAACCCTATTATCTATGCCTTTTTCTATCCCTGGTTCAGAAAATCTATAAAACTTATTGTGACACTTAGTATAATGCTGCCTAACTCCTGTGACATGAATGTGATGTAG